In the genome of Bremerella sp. P1, the window GCCGCATCCAGACCGTGTGAAGTGTCTCTGGGCCATTATCCGAATTGAACAGGACAATCGTGTTGTCATCGATATCTATTTCTTTCAGAAGATCGAGTGTCTTGCCAACAATGGAGTCAAGCTCGGCCGCAAAATCGCCACGCGGACCGGCATCGGTAACGTCATTGAACTCAGGCGAAGGTAGCACCGGGGCATGGCAGATCTGCGTAGACAAAACTGCTAAAAATGGCGTTTGTGGCTGTGCTTTGTGGTGCGACGTGATGAAGCTTTTCATCTTGCGATAGAAAAGCTGGTCCGCGCCGACGAAATCATAATGCGGTGGACGCCATCCTTCGTCATTGTCCCACCGCCACTTTCCGCCAGGGTTGGGAAGAGTATCGCGTTTATGCCGGCGGTCAGCTGGCTCGACAACCATGCCATTATGGATGTAAAGGTAGAGCGGATCGGTGTTGGGGCAGTTCGGAGTAATGAATGATTCGTCAAACCCGCGTGCGTTCGGACCATCGATTAACGGAGTGCTCTTTTCATAATCGATGAGGAGGGAATTCTCAAAGCCTCCGCCGAGTCGTTTGCCATCCTTGTCCAGCCAGGTCAGCCCTACGTGCCACTTTCCAAAGACGCCGGTTCGATATCCCTTGGCCTGGAGCATCTGGCCAAGGGTAAGCGTGCCTGGCTTGAGATAGCTCGGGCCGGAAGGCCCCTCAAACGCGCCTCCACCTCGCCCCGTCGAGCGATAAATCTGTTGGCCCGAGAAGAGGCCGTAGCGTGATGGCGAACAGATTGTTGAGGGGCTATGAGCGTCGGTGAAGAGGATCCCCTCGGCTGCCATCTGATCGATCCGAGGGGTCTCGTACTTAGCGTCCGCGTT includes:
- a CDS encoding sulfatase family protein yields the protein MSSSLFVFVTLVAFSVSGCTSVALAESVDPHALPNVVIIYTDDLGYGDVSCYNADAKYETPRIDQMAAEGILFTDAHSPSTICSPSRYGLFSGQQIYRSTGRGGGAFEGPSGPSYLKPGTLTLGQMLQAKGYRTGVFGKWHVGLTWLDKDGKRLGGGFENSLLIDYEKSTPLIDGPNARGFDESFITPNCPNTDPLYLYIHNGMVVEPADRRHKRDTLPNPGGKWRWDNDEGWRPPHYDFVGADQLFYRKMKSFITSHHKAQPQTPFLAVLSTQICHAPVLPSPEFNDVTDAGPRGDFAAELDSIVGKTLDLLKEIDIDDNTIVLFNSDNGPETLHTVWMRQDHNHDAAGGWRGMKRDGWEGGHRVPFIARWPSRIPAGRVSDQMTNTTDIMATLASVVGYKLPNDQATDSFDMLPVMIGTQAADESVRPHLLTQSFRGEFQIRVDDWKYLDHQGSGGNNYDNGNMAQYVLPEQAPHSKGQLYHLANDPGETTNLYFKEQQRREAMQSLLKELKESGRSAPLNRVPIGIGNIPIIQN